The stretch of DNA TAACGGCGCATACCGATTCGGTGGGGACAGACAATGCTAATCAATCTCTTTCAGATCGGCGGGCAAATACGGTTTTAAACGCTTTGGTAGAAGCGGGGGTTCCTGACTCCTTATTGGTGATAGAGGCCTTTGGCGAAAGCGTTCCCGAAGCAGACAATACCACTGAAGAAGGGCGGCAGCAAAACCGCAGGGTAACCATTGATTGTTATAGCAATCGCTCCATGACCTACCTCAGTGGTCAAATCAAAGACGAATTGACGGGAGAAGGCATTCCTGCAGAGATCCAGTTGAGGGGCAAGGATTATGAAGAATTCGTGCAAACGACACCAGATGGCTATTTTAAACAAGCGGTACCTGACAATAAAACCATCAAGGTAGATGTCTTATCCAAGGGGTATTTCCTTACCAGCAAAATAATCAAGACAAATACTACACATCTACTCGATATACTAATGCCTCCTGCGGCTCCTGGCAAAGCAGCCAGTATTCCCAACCTTCTTTTTGTAGGTGATAAGGCCGTCCTTTTACCCGAATCAGAAAAAGTATTGCCCCAAGTTTATGCTTTTATGAAGCTCAATCCAACCTTTGTGATAGAGATCGGTGGGCATATTAATCGACCAAACCAACCTCGGGTGGCGCGTGATTCCTGGCATTTTGAATTATCTCAAGATAGAGCGAAGGTCGTTTACGATTACCTGCTGGCGAACGGTATTGCCGCTAAAAGACTTTCTTATAAAGGTTATGGTAATTGGGAAATGCCTTATCCCAAGGCGAAATCGGCGAATGAGCAACAGCAAAATCGAAGGGTTGAGATTAGGGTGGTGGACGAACTGGAGGAATGATTTTTGCCAAAAACGTTTCTTTTATCTCCAAAAACGTATTTTGGCCTTCAGAAAAAAATACCACATGACGTTCAAGAATAAAGTGGCTATCGTAACGGGAGCAGGCATCGGCATCGGCTTTGAAATCGCTAAACAGTTGGCCCTCAATGGGGCTGCCGTGGTGCTTAATGACCTGGACGAGGCGGCGGGCCTCAGCGCAGTAGCGCGCATCAGGGGGGAAGGCGGACAATGTGAAGCCGTCATTGGCGATGCAAGCGATATCCCCTTTATTCAACATATGATAAGGTTTGCGGTGTCTACTTTTGGGCAATTGGATATAGCGGTAGCCAATGCGGGGATTACCACTTTTGGCGATTTTCTAGACTATCCGCTTGAACGTTTTCAACAATTGATTCAAGTCAACTTGCAGGGGACTTTTTTTCTGGCGCAACAGGCAGCGCAGCAAATGATTAAACAAGCATCGGGTGGTCGACTCCTATTTATGTCCTCTGTGACAGGGCATCAATATCATCCTGAT from Saprospiraceae bacterium encodes:
- a CDS encoding OmpA family protein, with translation MQRLLIVLLLSTPQILWSQSVFDSLMLVKSAKIYFDLAQHEWQDGSDTVINELANFYFDNPDIRIHLTAHTDSVGTDNANQSLSDRRANTVLNALVEAGVPDSLLVIEAFGESVPEADNTTEEGRQQNRRVTIDCYSNRSMTYLSGQIKDELTGEGIPAEIQLRGKDYEEFVQTTPDGYFKQAVPDNKTIKVDVLSKGYFLTSKIIKTNTTHLLDILMPPAAPGKAASIPNLLFVGDKAVLLPESEKVLPQVYAFMKLNPTFVIEIGGHINRPNQPRVARDSWHFELSQDRAKVVYDYLLANGIAAKRLSYKGYGNWEMPYPKAKSANEQQQNRRVEIRVVDELEE
- a CDS encoding SDR family oxidoreductase, which encodes MTFKNKVAIVTGAGIGIGFEIAKQLALNGAAVVLNDLDEAAGLSAVARIRGEGGQCEAVIGDASDIPFIQHMIRFAVSTFGQLDIAVANAGITTFGDFLDYPLERFQQLIQVNLQGTFFLAQQAAQQMIKQASGGRLLFMSSVTGHQYHPDLTAYGMSKAAIRFLAKNLGVELAAHQITVNAISPGATLTERTIQQDDGDFQRQWERITPTAKVATTEDIAHTALFLLSPLSSQVTGQTIIVDGGWTATSPPPINMQS